Proteins encoded in a region of the Pieris brassicae chromosome 3, ilPieBrab1.1, whole genome shotgun sequence genome:
- the LOC123707566 gene encoding uncharacterized protein LOC123707566 isoform X1 produces the protein MVVGENKRTANIMDGIENTGDVRLHDHRLRLKQRFDIVRKLGQGTYGKVQLGINKKTGQEVAIKTIKKCKIETEADLVRIRREVQIMSSVRHPNIVHIYEVFENSEKMILVMEYCSGGELYDYLSQKKVLEEDEARRLFRQIATAVYYCHIHKICHRDLKLENVLLDETGSAKIADFGLSNVFKETSLLATFCGSPLYASPEIVKGTPYIGPEVDCWSLGVLLYTLVYGAMPFDGSNFKRLVRQISNGDYYEPKNPSSASPLIRDMLTVDPLKRADIVYICDHPWVNVGCEASCLEIAEALAAETPVRLDLLLSLAPAAPSNTNSVVVPEQAELGGPTESCNDLTSSTSMAVEPSSSAEKRILELVAEGGEDAIKPSPTRTIVAAADNKRKLELATSGTGLQRKRERVASSASIAGAPALPEEACVPDEDSTGLQDGSRADMPQPSLKSSATITISHTPAAVESNQAPTEEIKRALNDEIKEEKPKAKRVLSKVDTAEKRNESKVEDGKPSVAATADKLTSLSISQPAPASAPVKPKKLSIGGHVGSFKEQFERRASLTTPPEVKRTVTKPVVSKIAKPKAQSEDRELNKPLDNGTVRLQQIGIEPSPSVPFEEPQTQMNRGGVKKTESEPTHHTQVDPAVLLQDARRSLQSSMAKLAEERAGEENRRRAARDIISSAIRTGKPPVPYGRSSSAGVASLASPPSTPPAAPPSASPKVFKTEAHHRVEDHRNRGLSVERIIPISVATEESPASPTSPSTNAHVPTHKPAPRSTHTPLRRLASTESTGTSEPSPSTGEPIKKSAREFIIPIAVEGKGYVTPRQRSLEPDASPSPRVHPPRLTPRRISSLVSGGESEEEDDTHMHRLRSSRLARAESVSSGEEDEEDEGFHLLTAENLFSTLLHRVRALTQRLNGEEGPGFSQHPHSLFNNLHSPFFNSPHLPRRHFITHRYTESKRSVSETREGWGSRDMQSPFESMFNKSRQTPRGSSKKGKARTGDGEDDREGDAGLDLSDLDLSSIRFSEREMRALSGLTPALSRRLQRQLLRHLPPHAARSLRRTLSLGADRSEPADDLREVPADDEHSREPPDTEIDDVPRASASQFCTLPRLRRRPRASREPASPTSPLADNDCTYKMAAPRDSSGTRPESRGATDRPLLSKYLSERATSLDDSYASDGGSLVTDPSYIAAYGSPAYGNSTGQNFRRHSLRLCGDRPKKRISRFLRSDFFESPPDESVYTKHKKEKELETQKILKEIREKRSRTADGAATTPTDVSDGQNYISEDITRKCLSPTSILIGKDRSRSNTPFFPSLDNIKENTVDSSTLLKMKNSNETRDSHIRNNNENVTNQETRIVRPKSYPAKSIKTYNTTKTESETKSSQENESEIKHITSRESKLLRPKSYPNNTNLSNKTNSNRTIRDECKSSTLNESPSPTPEAKTDVEVSFNITLPRKTKPTPTGNSSQVVTQNENLNAREDKTKIDNGSSNLVLKKYKVVNSTQREMTSAMDQNTLNESIVDNADAVRKRNYPNSIKNNNSSNGFTRDNSIPKDESKEEKKITKKKVIKKVPSKPKTTELGNDKNTNDIKSSNDKKILAKKHKEKSPEDSKQNNVTKKKSVLQSIGHKLEKLTSSKSNSPEKTCKNSSVNANKKETLKLQRTQREHSVPVEPPTESKLIKRAVTVTDVGALDNQSSTQNKTTVSKVLGLFKKFEPKEKQVKLISENALNTNIDEQNISAEIESDIEKPRRPSSLLLNGVNRKNNIYNKTGSDSFTALSTDNDEKLTKKDETKSIRSTLKLDFSKLPRVKKIVPTNPVIEPQIMDTSTDKGKGRKSETNGDCISDGIAKLDLGDTISRSRSRSRSIYSNSDVKSDHSAELKEKNLISPSSLYPIRSHDSTTPEKEDVGDRIRRKSFYSRFNEKKQRRKSNLVGPGAVEYDPVARIYSHSTDKYDASPTSPNTYDISPGYSVSSDASPSTDRYRSSLADLPRNNLRYDSLSDKVDTYRSLDRSDLRKYSGTRSYLDYDQPSSYGQNRYSRTKSLLETSDGPDSLGLSLLKEPHKYNRTNSLYAPGSYATYRPKRTQLNSAIILKESEKEPSPENILEKIRNRKYSIRVTRKSDQDQDSTSRPAGSPQGEGDSAERSEKGD, from the exons GTTATTCCGACAGATCGCAACCGCTGTATACTATTGCCATATACATAAAATCTGCCATAGGGATTTAAAATTAGAGAATGTTTTACTCGACGAGACTGGTAGTGCCAAG ATCGCAGACTTCGGTCTATCCAATGTGTTCAAAGAGACCTCTCTGCTGGCGACATTTTGCGGGTCTCCTTTGTACGCGTCGCCGGAAATCGTTAAAGGCACTCCGTACATCGGACCTGAA GTTGACTGCTGGTCCCTGGGAGTACTCTTGTACACGCTGGTGTATGGGGCGATGCCCTTCGATGGCTCCAATTTCAAGAGACTGGTTCGTCAGATCAGCAACGGGGATTACTACGAGCCCAAGAACCCGTCTT cTGCATCTCCTCTGATCCGTGACATGCTCACTGTGGACCCTTTGAAGAGAGCCGACATCGTTTACATCTGTGACCATCC gtgGGTGAACGTGGGCTGTGAAGCGTCATGTCTGGAGATAGCGGAGGCCTTGGCGGCTGAGACTCCGGTGCGACTCGACCTGTTGCTGTCCTTAGCACCTGCGGCTCCTTCTAACACCAATAGCGTAGTCGTTCCAGAG CAAGCCGAGCTGGGCGGTCCGACGGAGAGCTGCAATGACCTCACCAGTTCTACTTCGATGGCAGTGGAGCCCAGCAGTTCTGCTGAGAAACGGATATTGGAACTTGTTGCGG AGGGCGGCGAGGATGCCATAAAGCCATCCCCGACGCGCACCATAGTGGCGGCCGCGGACAATAAACGCAAGCTAGAGCTCGCCACGTCTGGCACTGGCCTGCAGAGGAAGAGGGAACGGGTCGCCag TTCCGCTAGTATAGCAGGTGCGCCCGCCCTGCCGGAGGAGGCTTGCGTACCCGACGAAGACTCCACAGGGCTGCAAGATGGTTCTAGAGCTGAT ATGCCCCAACCCTCTCTGAAGTCATCGGCCACTATCACGATATCGCACACTCCGGCCGCAGTAGAGTCAAACCAGGCGCCCACCGAAGAGATCAAACGTGCGCTAAACGACGAGATAAAAGAAGAAAAGCCTAAAGCTAAGAGAGTCCTCTCCAAAGTTGACACAGCAGAGAAGCGAAACGAATCTAAG GTGGAAGACGGCAAGCCGTCCGTGGCGGCCACCGCAGACAAGTTGACGTCCTTGTCCATCTCTCAGCCGGCGCCAGCCTCCGCTCCCGTCAAACCGAAGAAGCTGTCTATAG gaGGTCACGTCGGCAGCTTCAAGGAGCAGTTCGAGAGACGAGCGTCTCTCACCACTCCACCGGAAGTGAAACGGACCGTCACTAAACCTG TGGTGTCCAAGATCGCGAAGCCAAAAGCCCAGAGCGAGGATCGGGAGTTGAACAAGCCTCTGGACAACGGGACCGTGAGGCTTCAGCAGATCGGTATTGAGCCGTCGCCG TCGGTGCCGTTCGAAGAGCCTCAGACGCAAATGAACCGGGGTGGAGTAAAGAAGACGGAGAGCGAACCCACTCACCACACGCAAGTCGACCCTGCGGTCTTGCTTCAGGACGCCAGGAG GAGTCTCCAAAGTTCGATGGCGAAGTTGGCAGAGGAACGGGCGGGCGAAGAGAACAGACGTCGCGCCGCAAGAGACATTATATCCTCTGCCATCAGAACGG GCAAGCCTCCCGTGCCCTACGGTAGGTCTTCGTCGGCCGGAGTGGCGTCGCTGGCGTCTCCGCCGTCCACTCCCCCCGCGGCCCCGCCCTCCGCCTCTCCCAAGGTCTTCAAAACTGAGGCACACCATCGCGTGGAGGATCACCGCAACAG AGGCCTGTCAGTGGAGCGCATAATACCGATAAGCGTGGCGACGGAGGAGAGTCCCGCGTCTCCGACGTCTCCGTCCACGAACGCGCACGTTCCCACGCACAAGCCCGCACCCAGGTCGACGCATACGCCACTTAG acgTCTGGCTTCGACGGAATCCACGGGAACGAGCGAGCCGAGTCCCAGCACGGGCGAGCCAATAAAGAAATCGGCTCGGGAGTTCATTATACCCATCGCGGTGGAGGGCAAGGGGTACGTCACACCCAGACAACGCAGTCTCGAGCCCGACGCGTCGCCTTCGCCTAGGGTGCATCCCCCCCGACTTACGCCTCGGCGCATCAG TAGCTTAGTAAGCGGCGGCGAATCTGAAGAAGAGGATGACACACATATGCATCGATTGAG ATCAAGCCGCTTGGCTCGAGCGGAATCCGTGTCCTCTGGCGAGGAGGACGAGGAAGATGAGGGTTTCCATCTTTTGACGGCTGAAAACCTTTTCTCCACGCTGTTGCACCGG GTTCGCGCGTTAACTCAGCGGTTAAACGGCGAGGAAGGTCCCGGCTTCTCCCAACACCCGCACTCGCTCTTCAACAACTTGCATTCACCGTTCTTCAACAG CCCTCATTTGCCGAGGAGGCATTTCAT CACACATAGGTATACGGAAAGTAAAAGGAGTGTTTCGGAGAC GCGCGAAGGCTGGGGCTCGCGAGACATGCAGTCGCCGTTCGAGTCCATGTTCAACAAATCGCGTCAGACGCCGCGCG GTAGTAGTAAGAAGGGCAAAGCGCGGACCGGCGACGGCGAGGACGACCGTGAGGGCGACGCGGGACTAGATCTCTCGGACCTAGACTTGAGCTCGATTCGATTCTCCGAGCGCGAGATGCGCGCCCTGTCGGGCCTGACGCCGGCGCTGTCTCGGCGCCTGCAGCGGCAGCTCTTGCGGCATCTGCCGCCTCACGCCGCTCGCTCCTTGCGACGCACGCTCTCTCTCGGCGCCGACCGATCCGAGCCGGCGGACGACCTGCGAGAGGTTCCCGCTGACGACGAACATTCGCGAGAACCTCCCGACACCGAAATCGACGACGTCCCGCGAGCTTCCGCGTCCCAATTCTGCACTCTGCCGCGTTTAAGACGACGTCCTAGAGCGTCGCGCGAACCCGCGTCTCCGACTTCCCCTCTCGCCGACAACGATTGTACATACAAAATGGCGGCTCCGCGGGACTCGAGCGGAACGCGCCCGGAGTCCCGCGGCGCTACCGATAGACCTCTACtgagtaaatatttatctgAGAGAGCGACTTCTTTAGACGACTCGTACGCGTCGGACGGAGGCAGTCTAGTCACCGACCCCAGTTATATCGCTGCGTACGGGTCGCCCGCTTACGGTAACTCGACGGGTCAAAATTTCAGACGACATTCCCTGAGATTATGCGGCGATCGACCGAAAAAACGTATTTCCAGATTCCTCAGATCAGATTTCTTCGAGTCGCCCCCGGACGAAAGTGTTTAcactaaacataaaaaagaaaaagaattggaaactcaaaaaatattgaaagaaataaGAGAGAAGAGAAGTAGAACTGCGGACGGTGCAGCGACGACCCCCACTGATGTAAGCGACGGTCAGAATTATATAAGCGAGGATATAACGCGCAAGTGCTTGTCGCCTACGAGTATTTTAATTGGTAAAGATCGAAGTAGATCAAACACGCCTTTTTTTCCCagtttagataatattaaggaaAACACTGTTGATTCCTCAACTTtactgaaaatgaaaaacagcAATGAAACACGAGACTCACATATCAggaataataatgaaaacgtGACTAACCAAGAAACAAGGATAGTCCGACCAAAAAGTTATCCAGCTAAAAgcattaaaacatacaatactACCAAGACCGAAAGTGAAACAAAATCAAGTCAAGAAAACGAATCTGAGATTAAGCATATTACATCTAGggaatcaaaattattaagacCTAAGAGTTACCCGAATAATACGAATCTTTCCAATAAAACGAATTCCAACCGCACTATTAGAGACGAATGCAAAAGTTCCACCCTAAATGAGAGCCCTTCTCCTACACCGGAAGCAAAAACTGATGTAGAAGTTAGTTTTAACATAACACTGCCTAGAAAAACAAAACCTACCCCGACGGGCAATTCATCACAGGTTGTCACACAAAATGAAAATCTTAACGCTAGAGAAGATAAAACGAAAATAGACAATGGTTCATCAAATcttgttttgaaaaaatataaggtAGTTAATTCCACTCAGAGAGAAATGACTTCAGCCATGGatcaaaatacattaaacGAGAGTATCGTGGACAATGCAGATGCTGTACGAAAACGAAATTATCCcaattccataaaaaataacaactcAAGTAATGGGTTTACTCGAGATAATAGTATTCCTAAAGATGAGTCAAAAGAAGAAAAGAAGATTACAAAAaagaaagtaattaaaaaagtacctTCAAAGCCAAAGACGACTGAATTAGGAAACGACAAAAATACGAATGATATTAAATCTTCAAATGATAAGAAAATTCTTGCTAAGaaacataaagaaaaatcaCCTGAGGatagtaaacaaaataatgttactaagAAAAAGTCGGTTTTACAGTCGATAGGTCACAAATTAGAAAAATTGACTTCTTCAAAATCTAACTCACCAGAGAAAACATGTAAAAATAGCTCAGTAAAtgctaataaaaaagaaactctTAAACTACAAAGGACACAAAGGGAACATTCCGTTCCGGTCGAACCGCCGACCGAATCGAAACTCATCAAGAGAGCTGTAACTGTAACAGATGTGGGCGCGCTGGACAACCAAAGCAGCACACAGAATAAAACGACAGTTTCTAAAGTGTTGggattatttaagaaatttgaACCTAAAGAAAAACAGGTGAAACTTATTTCAGAAAATGCACTAAACACAAATATTGACGAACAAAACATTTCTGCAGAAATTGAAAGTGACATCGAAAAACCACGAAGACCATCGTCCCTGTTATTGAACGGCGTGAAtcgtaaaaataacatatataataagactGGTAGCGACAGTTTCACCGCCCTTTCGACTGATAATGATGAAAAATTAACGAAGAAAGACGAAACGAAAAGCATTCGTAGCACACTAAAATTGGACTTTTCAAAACTTCCCAGAGTGAAGAAAATAGTTCCTACTAATCCTGTGATAGAACCTCAAATAATGGATACGTCAACGGACAAAGGTAAAGGTAGAAAAAGTGAAACAAATGGTGATTGTATATCGGATGGAATAGCCAAGTTAGACTTGGGTGATACCATAAGTAGAAGTAGGTCTAGAAGTAGATCGATATATTCTAATTCTGACGTTAAATCCGATCATAGCGCTGAACTAAAAGAGAAAAACCTAATCTCTCCCAGCAGTCTTTATCCTATCCGAAGTCACGACTCGACCACCCCGGAGAAAGAAGACGTCGGGGATAGAATACGCAGAAAAAGCTTTTACTCTAGATTTAATGAAAAGAAACAACGAAGAAAAAGTAACTTAGTCGGTCCAGGCGCCGTCGAATACGATCCCGTGGCTCGAATATACTCGCACTCGACCGATAAATACGATGCTTCGCCCACTTCCCCCAATACATATGACATTTCGCCCGGCTATTCCGTCTCTTCGGATGCGTCTCCTTCGACAGACCGTTATAGGTCCTCGCTCGCCGACCTACCTCGAAATAATTTACGATATGATAGCCTCAGCGACAAAGTAGACACGTATAGATCTCTAGACAGGAGTGACCTCAGAAAATATTCAGGAACACGAAGCTACCTCGACTACGACCAACCGTCGTCTTACGGCCAGAATAGATATTCCAGAACGAAATCACTGTTGGAGACTTCGGACGGCCCCGACAGTCTCGGCCTCAGCCTTTTGAAGGAACCGCACAAGTATAACAGGACGAACTCTCTGTACGCCCCCGGGAGCTACGCCACGTATCGCCCCAAGAGAACCCAACTCAACTCTGCCATAATATTGAAAGAGAGCGAAAAGGAACCGAGCCCGGAAAACATTCTTGAAAAAATTCGTAATAGGAAATACTCAATCAGAGTGACGCGAAAGTCGGACCAGGACCAGGATTCCACGTCGAG ACCCGCTGGCTCACCTCAAGGCGAAGGCGACAGTGCAGAACGCTCTGAGAAAGGCGACTGA
- the LOC123707566 gene encoding uncharacterized protein LOC123707566 isoform X5, with product MRALSGLTPALSRRLQRQLLRHLPPHAARSLRRTLSLGADRSEPADDLREVPADDEHSREPPDTEIDDVPRASASQFCTLPRLRRRPRASREPASPTSPLADNDCTYKMAAPRDSSGTRPESRGATDRPLLSKYLSERATSLDDSYASDGGSLVTDPSYIAAYGSPAYGNSTGQNFRRHSLRLCGDRPKKRISRFLRSDFFESPPDESVYTKHKKEKELETQKILKEIREKRSRTADGAATTPTDVSDGQNYISEDITRKCLSPTSILIGKDRSRSNTPFFPSLDNIKENTVDSSTLLKMKNSNETRDSHIRNNNENVTNQETRIVRPKSYPAKSIKTYNTTKTESETKSSQENESEIKHITSRESKLLRPKSYPNNTNLSNKTNSNRTIRDECKSSTLNESPSPTPEAKTDVEVSFNITLPRKTKPTPTGNSSQVVTQNENLNAREDKTKIDNGSSNLVLKKYKVVNSTQREMTSAMDQNTLNESIVDNADAVRKRNYPNSIKNNNSSNGFTRDNSIPKDESKEEKKITKKKVIKKVPSKPKTTELGNDKNTNDIKSSNDKKILAKKHKEKSPEDSKQNNVTKKKSVLQSIGHKLEKLTSSKSNSPEKTCKNSSVNANKKETLKLQRTQREHSVPVEPPTESKLIKRAVTVTDVGALDNQSSTQNKTTVSKVLGLFKKFEPKEKQVKLISENALNTNIDEQNISAEIESDIEKPRRPSSLLLNGVNRKNNIYNKTGSDSFTALSTDNDEKLTKKDETKSIRSTLKLDFSKLPRVKKIVPTNPVIEPQIMDTSTDKGKGRKSETNGDCISDGIAKLDLGDTISRSRSRSRSIYSNSDVKSDHSAELKEKNLISPSSLYPIRSHDSTTPEKEDVGDRIRRKSFYSRFNEKKQRRKSNLVGPGAVEYDPVARIYSHSTDKYDASPTSPNTYDISPGYSVSSDASPSTDRYRSSLADLPRNNLRYDSLSDKVDTYRSLDRSDLRKYSGTRSYLDYDQPSSYGQNRYSRTKSLLETSDGPDSLGLSLLKEPHKYNRTNSLYAPGSYATYRPKRTQLNSAIILKESEKEPSPENILEKIRNRKYSIRVTRKSDQDQDSTSRPAGSPQGEGDSAERSEKGD from the exons ATGCGCGCCCTGTCGGGCCTGACGCCGGCGCTGTCTCGGCGCCTGCAGCGGCAGCTCTTGCGGCATCTGCCGCCTCACGCCGCTCGCTCCTTGCGACGCACGCTCTCTCTCGGCGCCGACCGATCCGAGCCGGCGGACGACCTGCGAGAGGTTCCCGCTGACGACGAACATTCGCGAGAACCTCCCGACACCGAAATCGACGACGTCCCGCGAGCTTCCGCGTCCCAATTCTGCACTCTGCCGCGTTTAAGACGACGTCCTAGAGCGTCGCGCGAACCCGCGTCTCCGACTTCCCCTCTCGCCGACAACGATTGTACATACAAAATGGCGGCTCCGCGGGACTCGAGCGGAACGCGCCCGGAGTCCCGCGGCGCTACCGATAGACCTCTACtgagtaaatatttatctgAGAGAGCGACTTCTTTAGACGACTCGTACGCGTCGGACGGAGGCAGTCTAGTCACCGACCCCAGTTATATCGCTGCGTACGGGTCGCCCGCTTACGGTAACTCGACGGGTCAAAATTTCAGACGACATTCCCTGAGATTATGCGGCGATCGACCGAAAAAACGTATTTCCAGATTCCTCAGATCAGATTTCTTCGAGTCGCCCCCGGACGAAAGTGTTTAcactaaacataaaaaagaaaaagaattggaaactcaaaaaatattgaaagaaataaGAGAGAAGAGAAGTAGAACTGCGGACGGTGCAGCGACGACCCCCACTGATGTAAGCGACGGTCAGAATTATATAAGCGAGGATATAACGCGCAAGTGCTTGTCGCCTACGAGTATTTTAATTGGTAAAGATCGAAGTAGATCAAACACGCCTTTTTTTCCCagtttagataatattaaggaaAACACTGTTGATTCCTCAACTTtactgaaaatgaaaaacagcAATGAAACACGAGACTCACATATCAggaataataatgaaaacgtGACTAACCAAGAAACAAGGATAGTCCGACCAAAAAGTTATCCAGCTAAAAgcattaaaacatacaatactACCAAGACCGAAAGTGAAACAAAATCAAGTCAAGAAAACGAATCTGAGATTAAGCATATTACATCTAGggaatcaaaattattaagacCTAAGAGTTACCCGAATAATACGAATCTTTCCAATAAAACGAATTCCAACCGCACTATTAGAGACGAATGCAAAAGTTCCACCCTAAATGAGAGCCCTTCTCCTACACCGGAAGCAAAAACTGATGTAGAAGTTAGTTTTAACATAACACTGCCTAGAAAAACAAAACCTACCCCGACGGGCAATTCATCACAGGTTGTCACACAAAATGAAAATCTTAACGCTAGAGAAGATAAAACGAAAATAGACAATGGTTCATCAAATcttgttttgaaaaaatataaggtAGTTAATTCCACTCAGAGAGAAATGACTTCAGCCATGGatcaaaatacattaaacGAGAGTATCGTGGACAATGCAGATGCTGTACGAAAACGAAATTATCCcaattccataaaaaataacaactcAAGTAATGGGTTTACTCGAGATAATAGTATTCCTAAAGATGAGTCAAAAGAAGAAAAGAAGATTACAAAAaagaaagtaattaaaaaagtacctTCAAAGCCAAAGACGACTGAATTAGGAAACGACAAAAATACGAATGATATTAAATCTTCAAATGATAAGAAAATTCTTGCTAAGaaacataaagaaaaatcaCCTGAGGatagtaaacaaaataatgttactaagAAAAAGTCGGTTTTACAGTCGATAGGTCACAAATTAGAAAAATTGACTTCTTCAAAATCTAACTCACCAGAGAAAACATGTAAAAATAGCTCAGTAAAtgctaataaaaaagaaactctTAAACTACAAAGGACACAAAGGGAACATTCCGTTCCGGTCGAACCGCCGACCGAATCGAAACTCATCAAGAGAGCTGTAACTGTAACAGATGTGGGCGCGCTGGACAACCAAAGCAGCACACAGAATAAAACGACAGTTTCTAAAGTGTTGggattatttaagaaatttgaACCTAAAGAAAAACAGGTGAAACTTATTTCAGAAAATGCACTAAACACAAATATTGACGAACAAAACATTTCTGCAGAAATTGAAAGTGACATCGAAAAACCACGAAGACCATCGTCCCTGTTATTGAACGGCGTGAAtcgtaaaaataacatatataataagactGGTAGCGACAGTTTCACCGCCCTTTCGACTGATAATGATGAAAAATTAACGAAGAAAGACGAAACGAAAAGCATTCGTAGCACACTAAAATTGGACTTTTCAAAACTTCCCAGAGTGAAGAAAATAGTTCCTACTAATCCTGTGATAGAACCTCAAATAATGGATACGTCAACGGACAAAGGTAAAGGTAGAAAAAGTGAAACAAATGGTGATTGTATATCGGATGGAATAGCCAAGTTAGACTTGGGTGATACCATAAGTAGAAGTAGGTCTAGAAGTAGATCGATATATTCTAATTCTGACGTTAAATCCGATCATAGCGCTGAACTAAAAGAGAAAAACCTAATCTCTCCCAGCAGTCTTTATCCTATCCGAAGTCACGACTCGACCACCCCGGAGAAAGAAGACGTCGGGGATAGAATACGCAGAAAAAGCTTTTACTCTAGATTTAATGAAAAGAAACAACGAAGAAAAAGTAACTTAGTCGGTCCAGGCGCCGTCGAATACGATCCCGTGGCTCGAATATACTCGCACTCGACCGATAAATACGATGCTTCGCCCACTTCCCCCAATACATATGACATTTCGCCCGGCTATTCCGTCTCTTCGGATGCGTCTCCTTCGACAGACCGTTATAGGTCCTCGCTCGCCGACCTACCTCGAAATAATTTACGATATGATAGCCTCAGCGACAAAGTAGACACGTATAGATCTCTAGACAGGAGTGACCTCAGAAAATATTCAGGAACACGAAGCTACCTCGACTACGACCAACCGTCGTCTTACGGCCAGAATAGATATTCCAGAACGAAATCACTGTTGGAGACTTCGGACGGCCCCGACAGTCTCGGCCTCAGCCTTTTGAAGGAACCGCACAAGTATAACAGGACGAACTCTCTGTACGCCCCCGGGAGCTACGCCACGTATCGCCCCAAGAGAACCCAACTCAACTCTGCCATAATATTGAAAGAGAGCGAAAAGGAACCGAGCCCGGAAAACATTCTTGAAAAAATTCGTAATAGGAAATACTCAATCAGAGTGACGCGAAAGTCGGACCAGGACCAGGATTCCACGTCGAG ACCCGCTGGCTCACCTCAAGGCGAAGGCGACAGTGCAGAACGCTCTGAGAAAGGCGACTGA